A stretch of DNA from Candidatus Bathyarchaeota archaeon:
ACACCTTCATCGGCAAGTTTGTTAACTGCGCTTTCTAGTTTTTTGAAGTTTCCTGAACCGTAAACAACCAAATCTATGTCAGAATACTGAGAATGCATGTTTAACCCGACAGAACCATGAATACCAAAGTCTTGGATGCTGACACCTGAAGATTCGGAAAGAAGAGAAACCAAATCAACTGTTTCTTGTTGTATCGGGTCTTTTTTTTCTGCTTTGAATATTCGTTCCAAACAATCTTTTGGAAGGTAAACTTGTTTTATTTTGTCTAAGGGGACACTTAGAACTTCTTTTCCTCGGAAGGGACAACAATACAAATAATGAGGAAAATGTTTCTTGAGGGTATTAACAAATTTTTGGTAATTTTCTGGAGTATAAAGTTTTTCTGGTCGAGAAAGTTCAGTGCCATCTAAGTTCCATTTTTGTTTAAGAAAACGTATTGGAAAATGATGGGCATGAATAGATGGGATATATTTTAAAAACGAGAAAACTCTGTTATCGGGGTGTTCGTAACCAAAAACGTAGAATATGAATCCTTCTTTGGTTAGAAGGGTCTCGCCATCTCGGGGAATCCAATCTTTTGTTGCCACAATAGTCATCCTCAAGGTAAGATAGGAAAGTTTGCAGACAATTATAACCTTTAAACATTCCTAAAACAATAAAAAACAAAAAAAGAAATGTGGAACAAATCCACTAAAACTGGCTTTAAAAAAGCCAAAAATTATTTGTCGTCTTGGTACGCGTTTTCGTTAGTTATCGACCTAGCGTTCTTGGCTATTGGGTATGCTCCACATCGTCTACAAACAACTGCGTTGTCTGCAACGTTACTGTTGCATTGTGGACAAGTTCGGGCATCTGGGTCTTCTGCGTGTGGTGCCCCTACTACTTCGCGGTAGGCTTCGTAGTAAATTAGTTGTTCTTTGTCGCGAATAGTAACCCCATCAGTTTCAAGAATCTTCTTCTTTTTTGCATTAAATTCTGAATCAGGTATCTTCTTTGCCATGTATCTGGGTAAAACTGTAGTGCCCGAACCGACTTCAATTGGGTTTTTGTCCCTCCATCGGACTTCGGGTGGAAGTTCACCTTCGTAGGCTTTACGAAGTATCCATTTGCCCCAGACTTCTCCTCGTTCTTCTTGAACATTATATCGGGGGTCCAAATTCATGGCAAATTTTTGAACTTCTGGATCCAAGAAGGGTTGCCGCACGTCAATGCCCAAATTCTTTCCTAAGGTGGTTGTAGAAAATGCCATTATGCCCCACATTTTTTTGAGCATCTCAGTTAATTTTTCTTTGTTTCCAACGTGTTTATAGAACATATGATAGCCTGCAAAGAGTTCGTCAGCGCCGTCTCCTGTTATGAGTTTGGTTGAACCAAAGGATTTTGCGAACCTTAATCCGATATTAATTGTTATGCTGTTTCGAACTTCCATTGGGTCAAAAGAATCCAAGACTTTAACTACATCTGGAATTGCTTCAAAAACTTGGTCTGCCCCAAAGGGGTTCATGTGATGTTCAATGTTTAGTTTTTTAGCCATGAGTTTGGAGTATTTAATATCCAAGGGATTGCCTTCTTCAAATGCGCAGGTGAAACCTCGAATTTTTGTGTCCTTTGCTAATATTTCTGCTAGGATGCTTGTGTCTATGCCTCCTGAAAAGAGCATATCTTCTGTTCGATTTTTGTCTACGGCTTTTTGAAGTAATTCCCGGAGTTCGGCGATTACTTCATCAAGATTAGCCAAAAGTTCATTATTTTCTGAAGCTGCCATACAATACACCAACATTCAATAGAATCTGAAAATATTACATTTTTACCTATAAATATTTTACCATATTTGAAGAAATATCTTCTTAAAACACTTATAAATGAAAGTTTATTCAGAAATCCACTAACACTTTTGATGTTCTAGTATGCTTCCAATCTGTTCAATCTAAATTTTGATGTCACGTTAACTATAATAACTCCGTTTAAAGTTTGTTGGATTTATGCGAGGATTTCTAGACCGCGATTTTATTCAAACACAAGAAGACTTCTTTTTTTGTGTAGTTGGTGCTGTACATCCACAGGGCAGGGCAATTTCTTACCTAAAATATCTTCCATCTGATTCAGGAGTTTGGGGCAACGGAAAACAACAATTCGACAGAATATTGAAGAACTACACCATTTCCAACCTATTGGAAACCTTTCATTACCTAGAAAAAAACAATCCTTATTACCTGTATAAATCTCCTGTTGACAACCTCACCGTTACTGCTGTTCCTATTGAATGTATAAAACAGCACTTCATGCCTGAAAAAAAGTTGGCACAACTACGACAAGGAGTTGACCTCGACTCTTTACAAGAAAAATTGATACGTTTCACAAATTATCTGCAACAAATTAGTGGAATCAAAGAAAACGCCTTTGGGATAACTGGATCCCTTCTTTTGGATATTCATCAGCCAACGTTTTCAGACCTTGATGTAATTGTTTACGGAGTAGAAAACAGTTGGAACCTAAAAAAAGCATTAATTGAAAATCAAGGCACTGAATCGGTAATTAAACATATACGAGGCAAGGAACTTGAAAAGTGGTGCCTAAAAAAATCTCAACAATATCCCATTAGCAAACGAGATGCCCTCAATATTTACAACCGAAAATGGAATTTGGGATTTTTTGAAGACCGATATGTTTCTATACATCCAGTCAAAACCGAAAAAGAAGTAACGGAAAAATATGGATCCAAAACATATCGAACTATTTGTCAAGTAATCATTGAAGCCGTTGTGAGGGATAGTGCCGATTCTTTGTTTCTTCCAGCAACATATAAAGTGAAAGATGTAACTTATTTAGAAAATGTCCTTTCAGCGAATATTTCTGAAATTGTTTCATACGAAGGATTGTATGCCAGTTTAGCTGAAAATGGTGAAAAAATTCAGGCGAAAGGAAAATTGGAAAAAGTAACAGAAAAACAAACCAACCACCAATATTATCGAGTTGTGGTTGGATCTCCCGAGGGCAAAGGAACTGAGTTTATAAAAAAAATGGAATAAACCCAAAAAACGGGTTATTCTATTGACCAATTGCTTCTTTGAGTTCAGCCTTGTATGGACCAAGCTTGCCGCCATAGTTAGGTGCAGTAATTTGAACAACACCTTGAACTTTTGCAGCTGCATTAATTCCTTCAGCCAAGGCTTTCTTCATGACTGTAAGATTCAAAGTGTTTATGACAATTTCATAAACACTGTTGACTTCAGCTGAAAGTTTAGAATCTGGAATTTGATCTTTAAGGGTCGGACAGAACAAATGGTTAGTTGAAGCAGGAAGCTTGTAGTTCATGGAACCAACTTTAGAGCCAGACCGACAAATTCCCCCTGGAAAGGTCATTACTGCACCTGGAACATTTTTGTCGATTGCTTCTACAGCATCTTCAGTTGCTTTAAGACCAGTTGCCTGATCTTTAGCCAAAATGAGCAAGGCTCCGCCAGCGATGGCTTTCATGACTCCGAAATCGTTTTCAATAATGAATTCTCCTTCCATTACTGGAATTCGCCAAACTTTTCGTCCTGCAATTTCATCACTTTTTTGGAATCCGTCACCAAAAACGCGTAGGCTTCTTCCGATTTTTACTCTGCGTTTTGCATGGGGTAGCGCATCAAAAACTGCTGTCGTGGGGCAAGTCATGATACATTGTCCAATTCTGGCAGCAATTTGACCTTTCAGAGCACCGCGTGAGCTGTGGTAAATTTGAATTATTGCTCCAGGGCGTCCGTCTGGAGTTTCGCTTGCTGGTACAATTCCTTCAACTGCTGCTTCTGCTGGTGACATGATAATGGATGATGCAAAACCTGTTGCGGTTTTTGCTGCGATTAGTGCCCATTTTTCGGTGGCTGCTGTTATCAGCATTCTGCCTACCCACATTGGGAACATTTCAGCGAATGTATCTTCAATTTTTACGGTTTCTGGATTTCCAGGGACCTTTACAACAAAATCGTTTCCATCTTTTTTTACGACTTCAAGAGTAGCCATTATCTTTCGCTCCAATATTAATTTTATAGTTTAGCTCAAAGGAAACCTAAGAGCATGATTTGAGAAGTCCCTAACTTTATTTATACTTTTAGTTATTGGGATATTACCGTTTCTCAATATGATGGTATTATTGATTGTTTCCATTTTTGATAATATTACTTAGTGGTTAAGAATCAAGATTAAATTGTTGGCGACAGTATATTAGCGTTAAATTTTTTGTCTGACGGATAAACTGATTTTGGTTATGGTTTGTATTTTTTGAAGAACCGTGTTTCAAGTAAGTATATTATTGTTAAGTAAATGAACATCCATATGATAAAGAAGAATTCTCCATAAAATTCGTGAAATGTTGTAGCCAGTGAAGCTCCGCTGTTTACTCCTGCTAGGAGAATCGCCAGTATTCTTAGAATGTTAACAAAAAATGTTCCAAGTGCCCCTGCAACAACGTAAATTATTTTTCTGGTTCGGGTGATGCTGGTGCCTCGTAGAAACAGCATAATCATAAAAGAATACAGAAATAGGCTGTGACTTCCAGCGCATGACCAAGAAACAATCGCTGAGTAACTACCGTTTGCTCCAGTAACGGTGAGACCTAGACCGTCTTCTCCTCCTAGAAATGTTCTTGTTCCATAGCCTAAAATGTTCAGAATGAAAACAACAACAGACACCGTAACTGGAACAAACGATTGCAAAAGAGTAAATGTGCCGTAAGGAAAGAATGTGTCAATCATGTAAAATATGCCAACACCTGCGATAAAGAAGGAAGAAACAGAGAAGATTTTCAGTCCTTTCTTTTCGTATAATAGCCAAATTGAAGCAATAAACAACCCTGCAAATAGAACATATTCAAACGAAAAAGGCCATGAATGAGTTAAGTACCATTCTCCAAATTGTTCAATTGGTACTCCAATAATTTGTCCTAGTTCTTGTATTGCAGATTGTAATCCTAGATGTAATCCAAAAGCATATACTGTTGGCAACAACAAGGTTATTGTTGCAAAAACTGTTTTTTTATTCCAAAATGTTGGTGGGTTCTCTTTGAGTTTTTTCCATCCTAAGGCGGCTTCTAAAATAATTAACCATAAAAACAACAGATATGGTGCCCTGCCTTTCCATAAGTAATCAAAAGATCCTGCATCAAAGATGTAAATAAGTAACAAGGGAATAATGAATGCTGCAAATACCAGAATGTTCTGTAAGACAAAGGGCTGCTGTATTTTGTAAATTAGATTTTTTGCTTCTTTTTTTATTGATGTTATCATGTCAGTTGCGCCTTACTGAATCTTTTAGATGTTAACTTTGAATAGAGGATACCATTACCCTGTTCACAGTAAAATAATTTGTTATTTTCCATATTCTGAGATATTTTATATATTATTATTTCAATGTTGAAACGACCTTTTTTTGAAAAAACTAGTTGGTAACAACATTTGTTCTTTTGATTTTTGTGTTCATTTTTTGTTTTCTTTGAACTTGAGCGATATCGAATTCATGCAATATCTTTGACCCGTAGGTTGAGGACCATCATTGAACACGTGTCCGAGGTGCCCTCCACATTTTTTACAGGTTACTTCGGTTCTTTGCATTCCATGACTGATATCTGATTTTAGTTCTATGCTGTCTTTAGATAATGATTTCCAAAAACTAGGCCAACCTGTACCTGAATCAAATTTTGTTTCTGAACTAAAAAGTTCATTGCCACACGCTGCACAAACATACTTACCCTTTTTGTTATTTTTTACATATTTTCCAGTAAATGCTGGTTCAGTTCCTTTTTCCCGAAGAATATGGTACTCTGCAGGTGACAAAACTTTTCGCCAATCTTCTTCTGATTTTGTTACTTTTGAAATTTGTTGCATCTCCCTTGATGCTTATCCTTATTCAAAAATTGAATCGGTAACCTGAACAGGATATCTACAAAGATTATATCTTGATGAAACAATATTAAGTTTACACATTGACCCTGACGTGCAGACTTTGAGCAAAGTCAACTATCCTGAATCCTTCAAAGGAAAATATGTAGGCGTTCTCGTTTTAACTATTGCACAATTTTTGAATGGAACAATACACGCGACAATAGGGGCAGGTTTTGCAATCTTCGGAATAGGCGCAATGGCTTACAATATTTACACTTTTTTTTACGGAGTTTTTAACTTAATTTTTCTGTACGGTCTTTGGACTGGAAAAAAATCTGGGTGGATAGGAACCATAATCGTGTCGGTTTTCGTTATTATAATTGATGTTTGCACAATTCTTGATGTACAAATCATACATGGATTACCCAAAAGCGCTGCCTTAGGAGAAATTGTCATCAGTTTAGTCCTTTTGGCTTATCTGTTTCAACCCAAAATCAGACAATTATTCACGCAAACAACCTAACAATCAATCGTTTTTTATTCTTGTAATGCTTTGCTAATAGTGCCGGATGACGAAAAGGCATTAGCTAGACGCTTTAGGATGACATCTCAGAGTTACTCTGACGGCACTAATGGAACTGTTGGTCAATTTCGTTGTATTTTACCATTGACCATATCAGAGCTATGCCCGAAAGTGCTTGTAATCCTACAAAACCAAAATTTAATGGAAACGTAGTTACTGCAACCACCCAAACTGAAAAAACTATCCACATCGTTGCAAGCCATGTCAAGAATATTTTGTTCGAAAGCCCCATTGTTCATCAAAAAACAAATGAGCAGTTTTGAATACAAAAAAGCTATGAATTAATAATATTAACTCAAAATATTGATTTATAAAAAAAATAAAAAGCTGGAAGCCAAAAAAATGGTTTCCTCACTTTTTAAATAAACTTTTACCGTTTTATACTAGTTTTTTTCCTAACTCGTAAGCTGTTTTATAATCTACAATTCCGCTTGGAGATTCAACTGCTTTTTTGAACATTTCGCCTTCGATTTCGATTTTAAGTGGACCAATAGCTAGAGCACCAATTCCAAACTTTCCTGGAGTGAACTCTTTTCCTTTGTGGCTAGCTTTTACTCCTTCAACACCCAACGGTGGAACAGCGTTAATGTCTCCAAGAACTTTGACTTTTTGTCCGTATTTTTCAAGAACATCCAAAGGCAATAACTGAATTCCCGCTGCACCACATGCCAAGACTATGTCAGCATCTTTAATGGATTGACCAACTTCTTCAGGAGTAGCTGCTTGAACACCACAAACCTGTTTTGTTCCTAATTCTTCATTTATTTTGTCCGCTACAGCTTTTGCTCTGTCTAGTTTGCGTGAAGTAAGAACAACATTACCGCCTTCATTGGCATATAGTTTAGCTGCAACCACACCAACTGGTCCGGTTCCTGCAAGAATTGCAACTGTTTTTCCTTTGAAGTCGCCGAATTTTTCCTCATAGAGCTTCAATGTTTTTACTACAGCAGCTGATGCTGTGGTGTATGCGCCGCGTGGGTCAATTATTACTGATAACTCGAAGGGGGGGAACATAGATTTTTTAACTGCTTCAAGAATTGCAAGAGCTTTTTCTACATCTTGACCGCCGATGAACACGTTAGTGTATTTTGCGCCATCTGGTCCTCGGGGGAACATGGCGTCTTGAATTAGTCTTTGGGCGTCACTGACCTCTACGCCGCTGTAACTGAATATTTGGGCGTCTGGATAAAGGTCGATGGCGACTAAAATGTCAAAGGGGCTTGCATATTTGTCGGTATCTAAAAATATTATAACATTTTTTCGAGTTGACAAGGCATATAACCTCACAATATTTGTGAAAGGTAATCTAAGTATAGTGCGATTTATGTGTTTTGTAATCTGATAACTGAAAACCAAACAAAATATAACGCACCATAATGTCATGTAACATCGGAAAATTCGGTGACGTTTTTGCTCAAGCTTTACAACACCCTAACCCGGAAACTGGAAGTTTTCAAACCAAAAGAAGAAGGAAAAGTAAAGGTGGTCACCTGTGGGCCTTCAATTTACCAGTTACCCCATATTGGCAACTACAGAACTTTCATGTTTGAAGATGTGCTTCAAAGGTACCTAGAATATTTGGGATACGATGTTCAAAGATTAATCAACATAACAGACGTAGAAGACAAAACTTTAGTTGAAGCTTCTAAACAAAAAGTTCCACCAAACGAGTTAACCCAAAAAAACATTGAAATTTTTCTTGATGAACTCAAACAACTAAAAATCAAGATTCCTGATTTTATTGAACGGTCTTCCACCTCAGTTAACCAAGCTGTTGAATTAATCAAAATTTTATTAGAAAAAGGCTATGCTTACTGGTACACTTACAAAGGTCGAAAAAACGTGTATTATGATCCATTAAAGTTTGATGGATTTGGTAAACTTTATGGTCTTGACATGAGCAAGTGGCCCAAGCAGCATCGCCGTTTTCATCGTGATAACTATTCTGGTGACAGATGGAATAAAGGGGATTTCATTTTATGGCGAGGATACAAAAAAGGTGACACATTGTTTTGGGAGACAAAACTAGGCAAAGGACATCCGGCATGGAACATTCAAGATCAAGCAATGGTGAAAAAAACTTTTGGATTCAACGTTGACATTTGGTGCAGCGGAATAGATAGTACACATCGTCATCATGATTACATTATTGCAACAGTTGAATCAATTATTGATAGATCCTTTGTAAACTATTGGCTTCATTGTTCTCATTTGATTTTTGACGGTGAAAAAATGTCCAAACGCAAAGGGAATATCAAATATCCAAAAGATTTGATTGAAACAGAATGCATTTGGAACAACATTCGGTTCTTTCTGATTTATGGTCATTATCGGCGAAAACTCAATTTTACGTTCACTGAATACTCTAAAACTTGTGATTTGCTAAATAATTTTCGAGGAATGGTTGAAAAATTACGGGTAACCCAAAACTCCAAACAAAAATCTTGCGCTACTACAAAGAAGCTGGTTACAAAAATAAAAACAAATTTCGAGAAACACATGAACAACGATTTGCACGTTAAGACTGCTTTCAATTCTTTGTATATTACGGTTTCACAAATGGTTCAACTTAATGAGAAAAATCTGGTAAGCGCTGAAGACTCAAAAAAAGCTTTAGCAAATCTTAAGGCAATTGACTCTGTATTACGGGTGATTTTCTGACAAAAGGAAGCTCTTAGATGTGGCAAAAAAGAAAAAACGCATAATTTTTCATGTTGACATGGATCACTTTTTTGCAGCAATAGAAGAAAGAGAGCGCCCCGAAATTAAAGGCAAACCAGTAGTAGTAGGTGCTGACCCAAAACAAGGCAAAGGACGCGGAGTAGTAAGCACCAGTAATTATGAAGCACGTAATTATGGAATAACCTCTGGGGTTCCAATTACACGGGCTTGGTCATTGTGTCCTGATGCTATTTTTCTTCCTGTAAATTATTCCCTTTATCGGAAAGTTTCTGCAAGAATAATGAAAATCTTACAAACTTATGCCGATAAGTTCGAAGGTTGGGGCTTAGATGAAGCATTTTTGGATGTTACTACTAATGTTAATAATTTTGATGATGCAGAACAATTAGCGCTAAAAATCAAAAACGAAGTAATCCAAAAAGAACGATTAACTTGTTCGATTGGAGTTGGACCCAACAAGCTTGTGGCAAAGATAGCTAGTGACTTTGTGAAGCCAGACGGTCTAACAATTGTGCAACCTGAAGATGCTGAATCTTTTTTATCGCCCCTTAGGGTACGTAAACTATTGTGGGTGGGAAAGAAAACCGAAATCCGCCTAAATAATATGGGAATCAAAACTATAGGGGATTTAGCAAAATATAACCCAAACATTCTAGCAGAAAAATTTGG
This window harbors:
- the fhcD gene encoding formylmethanofuran--tetrahydromethanopterin N-formyltransferase, translated to MATLEVVKKDGNDFVVKVPGNPETVKIEDTFAEMFPMWVGRMLITAATEKWALIAAKTATGFASSIIMSPAEAAVEGIVPASETPDGRPGAIIQIYHSSRGALKGQIAARIGQCIMTCPTTAVFDALPHAKRRVKIGRSLRVFGDGFQKSDEIAGRKVWRIPVMEGEFIIENDFGVMKAIAGGALLILAKDQATGLKATEDAVEAIDKNVPGAVMTFPGGICRSGSKVGSMNYKLPASTNHLFCPTLKDQIPDSKLSAEVNSVYEIVINTLNLTVMKKALAEGINAAAKVQGVVQITAPNYGGKLGPYKAELKEAIGQ
- a CDS encoding archaeosortase/exosortase family protein, translating into MITSIKKEAKNLIYKIQQPFVLQNILVFAAFIIPLLLIYIFDAGSFDYLWKGRAPYLLFLWLIILEAALGWKKLKENPPTFWNKKTVFATITLLLPTVYAFGLHLGLQSAIQELGQIIGVPIEQFGEWYLTHSWPFSFEYVLFAGLFIASIWLLYEKKGLKIFSVSSFFIAGVGIFYMIDTFFPYGTFTLLQSFVPVTVSVVVFILNILGYGTRTFLGGEDGLGLTVTGANGSYSAIVSWSCAGSHSLFLYSFMIMLFLRGTSITRTRKIIYVVAGALGTFFVNILRILAILLAGVNSGASLATTFHEFYGEFFFIIWMFIYLTIIYLLETRFFKKYKP
- the msrB gene encoding peptide-methionine (R)-S-oxide reductase MsrB, whose amino-acid sequence is MQQISKVTKSEEDWRKVLSPAEYHILREKGTEPAFTGKYVKNNKKGKYVCAACGNELFSSETKFDSGTGWPSFWKSLSKDSIELKSDISHGMQRTEVTCKKCGGHLGHVFNDGPQPTGQRYCMNSISLKFKENKK
- a CDS encoding class I tRNA ligase family protein codes for the protein MLKLYNTLTRKLEVFKPKEEGKVKVVTCGPSIYQLPHIGNYRTFMFEDVLQRYLEYLGYDVQRLINITDVEDKTLVEASKQKVPPNELTQKNIEIFLDELKQLKIKIPDFIERSSTSVNQAVELIKILLEKGYAYWYTYKGRKNVYYDPLKFDGFGKLYGLDMSKWPKQHRRFHRDNYSGDRWNKGDFILWRGYKKGDTLFWETKLGKGHPAWNIQDQAMVKKTFGFNVDIWCSGIDSTHRHHDYIIATVESIIDRSFVNYWLHCSHLIFDGEKMSKRKGNIKYPKDLIETECIWNNIRFFLIYGHYRRKLNFTFTEYSKTCDLLNNFRGMVEKLRVTQNSKQKSCATTKKLVTKIKTNFEKHMNNDLHVKTAFNSLYITVSQMVQLNEKNLVSAEDSKKALANLKAIDSVLRVIF
- the dinB gene encoding DNA polymerase IV; translated protein: MIFHVDMDHFFAAIEERERPEIKGKPVVVGADPKQGKGRGVVSTSNYEARNYGITSGVPITRAWSLCPDAIFLPVNYSLYRKVSARIMKILQTYADKFEGWGLDEAFLDVTTNVNNFDDAEQLALKIKNEVIQKERLTCSIGVGPNKLVAKIASDFVKPDGLTIVQPEDAESFLSPLRVRKLLWVGKKTEIRLNNMGIKTIGDLAKYNPNILAEKFGSSGTQLYLMAQGIDESDVQEHWEQKSMSRETTFQQDMSDFDIVLDIVNALSEDLHQELVASDFLFKTVTIKIRYENFETHTHGKTLTIFSDQLKDIQKTAVDLVKDYLFLDRKVRLIGVRLSNLFSAEKQTRLTDH